The proteins below come from a single Hippocampus zosterae strain Florida chromosome 5, ASM2543408v3, whole genome shotgun sequence genomic window:
- the etsrp gene encoding ETS1-related protein isoform X1: protein MYWDSAIKPDTKIKMEVCQGGFYMEDFKTQEVPAGFDFASFDYPGEDMSFLLDSSKASTQPPQYSLDSCYAEPPKVNSSDIGLFNLDSFQEFSWWTSYPQADGLMVEQPQAGGYQEPGTNQSYQSLLPGREPFTPAAEGSHSPFPSVKSDADLGYSRHSADLYPDSDSQRRAFWSEYSPSGFGNPLPHPPTSSICPAPTNASPQPSDNYYPRAPKRKNLQRPERDSHMTAMSAYPGSGPIQLWQFLLELLLDSTCRTFISWTGDGWEFKMSDPTEVAKRWGQCKNKPKMNYEKLSRGLRYYYHKNIIHKTAGKRYVYRFVCDVQGMLGKTAQEVLSSLNILPTASSTESSTSEFSSERWE, encoded by the exons ATGTACTGGGACTCCGCCATCAAGCCCGACACCAAAATAAAG ATGGAGGTATGCCAGGGTGGTTTTTACATGGAGGACTTTAAGACCCAGGAGGTGCCGGCAGGGTTTGACTTTGCATCTTtcg ACTATCCTGGTGAAGATATGTCTTTTCTGTTAGACAGCAGCAAGGCGTCTACGCAACCGCCGCAGTATTCGCTTGACAGCTGCTATGCAGAGCCGCCCAAAG ttaACTCAAGCGATATCGGCCTCTTCAACCTGGACTCATTCCAGGAGTTCAGCTGGTGGACTTCTTATCCACAAG CAGACGGGTTGATGGTGGAGCAGCCCCAAGCGGGCGGCTACCAGGAGCCAGGAACCAACCAGAGCTACCAGAGCCTGTTGCCCGGGAGGGAACCGTTCACCCCAGCCGCGGAGGGCAGCCACAGCCCCTTTCCGAGCGTAAAAAGCGACGCCGACTTGGGCTACTCCCGTCACTCGGCTGACCTCTACCCGGATTCGGACAGCCAGAGGAGAGCCTTTTGGTCCGAATACTCCCCATCCGGTTTCGGGAACCCCCTGCCGCACCCGCCTACGTCTTCCATCTGCCCCGCCCCTACCAACGCTAGCCCACAGCCGTCAGACAACTACTACCCCCGCGCGCCCAAGCGCAAAAACCTCCAGCGGCCCGAGAGGGACAGTCACATGACCGCAATGTCCGCTTACCCGG GTTCGGGCCCCATCCAGCTGTGGCAGTTTCTACTGGAGCTTCTTCTGGACTCGACCTGTCGCACCTTCATTTCCTGGACGGGGGACGGCTGGGAGTTTAAGATGTCCGACCCCACTGAA GTAGCAAAGCGCTGGGGCCAGTGCAAGAACAAGCCCAAGATGAACTACGAGAAGCTGAGCCGGGGCCTTCGCTACTATTACCACAAGAACATCATCCACAAGACGGCAGGCAAGCGCTACGTCTACCGCTTTGTCTGCGACGTGCAGGGCATGTTGGGAAAGACGGCGCAGGAGGTGCTGAGCAGCCTGAACATTTTGCCCACCGCCAGCAGCACAGAGTCGTCCACGTCAGAGTTCAGCAGCGAGCGGTGggagtaa
- the etsrp gene encoding ETS1-related protein isoform X3, with product MYWDSAIKPDTKIKMEVCQGGFYMEDFKTQEVPAGFDFASFDSSKASTQPPQYSLDSCYAEPPKVNSSDIGLFNLDSFQEFSWWTSYPQADGLMVEQPQAGGYQEPGTNQSYQSLLPGREPFTPAAEGSHSPFPSVKSDADLGYSRHSADLYPDSDSQRRAFWSEYSPSGFGNPLPHPPTSSICPAPTNASPQPSDNYYPRAPKRKNLQRPERDSHMTAMSAYPGSGPIQLWQFLLELLLDSTCRTFISWTGDGWEFKMSDPTEVAKRWGQCKNKPKMNYEKLSRGLRYYYHKNIIHKTAGKRYVYRFVCDVQGMLGKTAQEVLSSLNILPTASSTESSTSEFSSERWE from the exons ATGTACTGGGACTCCGCCATCAAGCCCGACACCAAAATAAAG ATGGAGGTATGCCAGGGTGGTTTTTACATGGAGGACTTTAAGACCCAGGAGGTGCCGGCAGGGTTTGACTTTGCATCTTtcg ACAGCAGCAAGGCGTCTACGCAACCGCCGCAGTATTCGCTTGACAGCTGCTATGCAGAGCCGCCCAAAG ttaACTCAAGCGATATCGGCCTCTTCAACCTGGACTCATTCCAGGAGTTCAGCTGGTGGACTTCTTATCCACAAG CAGACGGGTTGATGGTGGAGCAGCCCCAAGCGGGCGGCTACCAGGAGCCAGGAACCAACCAGAGCTACCAGAGCCTGTTGCCCGGGAGGGAACCGTTCACCCCAGCCGCGGAGGGCAGCCACAGCCCCTTTCCGAGCGTAAAAAGCGACGCCGACTTGGGCTACTCCCGTCACTCGGCTGACCTCTACCCGGATTCGGACAGCCAGAGGAGAGCCTTTTGGTCCGAATACTCCCCATCCGGTTTCGGGAACCCCCTGCCGCACCCGCCTACGTCTTCCATCTGCCCCGCCCCTACCAACGCTAGCCCACAGCCGTCAGACAACTACTACCCCCGCGCGCCCAAGCGCAAAAACCTCCAGCGGCCCGAGAGGGACAGTCACATGACCGCAATGTCCGCTTACCCGG GTTCGGGCCCCATCCAGCTGTGGCAGTTTCTACTGGAGCTTCTTCTGGACTCGACCTGTCGCACCTTCATTTCCTGGACGGGGGACGGCTGGGAGTTTAAGATGTCCGACCCCACTGAA GTAGCAAAGCGCTGGGGCCAGTGCAAGAACAAGCCCAAGATGAACTACGAGAAGCTGAGCCGGGGCCTTCGCTACTATTACCACAAGAACATCATCCACAAGACGGCAGGCAAGCGCTACGTCTACCGCTTTGTCTGCGACGTGCAGGGCATGTTGGGAAAGACGGCGCAGGAGGTGCTGAGCAGCCTGAACATTTTGCCCACCGCCAGCAGCACAGAGTCGTCCACGTCAGAGTTCAGCAGCGAGCGGTGggagtaa
- the etsrp gene encoding ETS1-related protein isoform X2, with product MYWDSAIKPDTKIKMEVCQGGFYMEDFKTQEVPAGFDFASFDYPGEDMSFLLDSSKASTQPPQYSLDSCYAEPPKVNSSDIGLFNLDSFQEFSWWTSYPQDGLMVEQPQAGGYQEPGTNQSYQSLLPGREPFTPAAEGSHSPFPSVKSDADLGYSRHSADLYPDSDSQRRAFWSEYSPSGFGNPLPHPPTSSICPAPTNASPQPSDNYYPRAPKRKNLQRPERDSHMTAMSAYPGSGPIQLWQFLLELLLDSTCRTFISWTGDGWEFKMSDPTEVAKRWGQCKNKPKMNYEKLSRGLRYYYHKNIIHKTAGKRYVYRFVCDVQGMLGKTAQEVLSSLNILPTASSTESSTSEFSSERWE from the exons ATGTACTGGGACTCCGCCATCAAGCCCGACACCAAAATAAAG ATGGAGGTATGCCAGGGTGGTTTTTACATGGAGGACTTTAAGACCCAGGAGGTGCCGGCAGGGTTTGACTTTGCATCTTtcg ACTATCCTGGTGAAGATATGTCTTTTCTGTTAGACAGCAGCAAGGCGTCTACGCAACCGCCGCAGTATTCGCTTGACAGCTGCTATGCAGAGCCGCCCAAAG ttaACTCAAGCGATATCGGCCTCTTCAACCTGGACTCATTCCAGGAGTTCAGCTGGTGGACTTCTTATCCACAAG ACGGGTTGATGGTGGAGCAGCCCCAAGCGGGCGGCTACCAGGAGCCAGGAACCAACCAGAGCTACCAGAGCCTGTTGCCCGGGAGGGAACCGTTCACCCCAGCCGCGGAGGGCAGCCACAGCCCCTTTCCGAGCGTAAAAAGCGACGCCGACTTGGGCTACTCCCGTCACTCGGCTGACCTCTACCCGGATTCGGACAGCCAGAGGAGAGCCTTTTGGTCCGAATACTCCCCATCCGGTTTCGGGAACCCCCTGCCGCACCCGCCTACGTCTTCCATCTGCCCCGCCCCTACCAACGCTAGCCCACAGCCGTCAGACAACTACTACCCCCGCGCGCCCAAGCGCAAAAACCTCCAGCGGCCCGAGAGGGACAGTCACATGACCGCAATGTCCGCTTACCCGG GTTCGGGCCCCATCCAGCTGTGGCAGTTTCTACTGGAGCTTCTTCTGGACTCGACCTGTCGCACCTTCATTTCCTGGACGGGGGACGGCTGGGAGTTTAAGATGTCCGACCCCACTGAA GTAGCAAAGCGCTGGGGCCAGTGCAAGAACAAGCCCAAGATGAACTACGAGAAGCTGAGCCGGGGCCTTCGCTACTATTACCACAAGAACATCATCCACAAGACGGCAGGCAAGCGCTACGTCTACCGCTTTGTCTGCGACGTGCAGGGCATGTTGGGAAAGACGGCGCAGGAGGTGCTGAGCAGCCTGAACATTTTGCCCACCGCCAGCAGCACAGAGTCGTCCACGTCAGAGTTCAGCAGCGAGCGGTGggagtaa
- the pycard gene encoding apoptosis-associated speck-like protein containing a CARD, which translates to MPSKKMLIAGVLENLSKKNFEKFGMALVARGGDRKVAFSRVEDKNFIEVARVLVSTFTEDDAPAVTSELLKSINCFDEAKKLDEQMAEQFPKSSRIRINSSHLGSFHEFRWMTYYENLTWVRWTGKSLPEGAVSRGKVAVLFNPIGDSGYYSGELYFSWWPSEPQADGLMVEQPQAGGYQEPLIPPWEVGGYQEPGTNQSYESLLPGREPFTPAAEGSHSPFPSVKSDADLGYSRYSADLYPDSDSQRRAFWSEYSPFGFGNPLPHPPTSSICPDPTNASPQPSDNYYPRAPERDSHTAMPSKKMLIADVLENLSKKNFEKFGMALVARGGDRKVAFSRVEDKNFIEVAHVLVSTFTEDDAPAVTSELLKSINCFDEAKKLDEQMAELFPKSSRSRTPAGTNAEKAGCSGDTTCSSEVHFVDKHKLPLIERVCNIDSILDFLLKKNVIQDEIYEKISGTPGNQGKTRNIYNLALKSGIDAKNIFLESLKKYEPLLVADLERGG; encoded by the exons ATGCCCTCCAAAAAGATGTtgatcgcgggcgtgctggagaacTTGTCCAAGAAGAACTTTGAAAAGTTCGGGATGGCTTTGGTCGCCCGCGGCGGCGACCGAAAGGTTGCATTCAGCAGGGTGGAGGACAAGAACTTCATTGAGGTAGCCCGTGTGCTGGTGTCCACGTTCACCGAGGACGACGCTCCAGCCGTCACCTCTGAACTGCTGAAGTCCATCAATTGCTTCGACGAAGCCAAAAAACTGG ATGAGCAGATGGCCGAACAGTTCCCAAAGTCATCTAGGATCAGAA ttAACTCAAGCCACCTGGGCTCATTCCACGAGTTCAGGTGGATGACTTATTATGAAAACTTAACATGGGTGCGCTGGACCGGAAAAAGCCTGCCGGAAGGAGCAGTGTCACGTGGCAAGGTTGCGGTTTTGTTTAACCCTATCggagacagcggttactacagtggagagCTGTATTTCAGCTGGTGGCCTTCTGAACCACAAG CAGACGGGTTGATGGTGGAGCAGCCCCAAGCGGGCGGCTACCAGGAGCCGCTGATACCCCCCTGGGAAGTGGGCGGCTACCAGGAGCCAGGAACCAACCAGAGCTACGAGAGCCTGTTGCCCGGGAGGGAACCGTTCACCCCAGCCGCGGAGGGCAGCCACAGCCCCTTTCCGAGCGTAAAAAGCGACGCCGACTTGGGCTACTCCCGTTACTCGGCTGACCTCTACCCAGATTCGGACAGCCAGAGGAGAGCCTTTTGGTCCGAATACTCCCCATTCGGTTTCGGGAACCCCCTGCCGCACCCGCCTACGTCTTCCATCTGCCCCGACCCTACCAACGCTAGCCCACAGCCGTCAGACAACTACTACCCCCGCGCGCCCGAGAGGGACAGTCACACGGCC ATGCCCTCCAAAAAGATGTTGATCGCGGACGTGCTGGAGAACTTGTCCAAGAAGAACTTTGAAAAGTTCGGGATGGCTTTGGTCGCCCGCGGCGGCGACCGAAAGGTTGCATTCAGCAGGGTGGAGGACAAGAACTTCATTGAGGTAGCCCATGTGCTGGTGTCCACGTTCACCGAGGACGACGCTCCAGCCGTCACCTCTGAACTGCTGAAGTCCATCAATTGCTTCGACGAAGCCAAAAAGCTGG ATGAGCAGATGGCCGAACTGTTCCCAAAGTCATCTAGGAGCAGAA CACCAGCAGGAACAAATGCAGAGAAAGCTGGATGTTCGGGTGACACGACGTGCTCCAGCG AGGTGCACTTTGTGGATAAGCACAAGCTGCCGCTGATAGAGCGCGTGTGCAACATTGATTCCATTCTGGATTTCCTGCTGAAGAAGAATGTCATCCAGGATGAGATCTATGAGAAAATTAGCGGTACGCCAGGCAACCAGGGCAAGACAAGGAACATCTACAACCTGGCTCTCAAATCTGGCATTGATGCCAAGAACATATTCTTAGAAAGCCTCAAGAAGTACGAGCCGCTCCTCGTGGCCGACCTCGAGCGCGGGGGGTAG
- the dnajc28 gene encoding dnaJ homolog subfamily C member 28 — translation MSSHLLVSSNSSRHATLLLLCSGGFCWLRTLSGKPHISGSLISESYRLLQLPENKSISPEQVKVSYLRLAKLYHPDSGSPTADAALFTRVVEAYRCVVAHCSEARSRDRMPDEDEDKDPAAGVAPQHRHYLSYEGVGSGTPSQRERQYRHFRADRAAEQVLDYRQREQERAAASEGALVERDMRRRSRNIKITQAVERLVEDLIQESMARGDFRNLSGAGKPLNKFQHNPYSDPMTHNLNRILMDNGYQPPWVLTQRDIRETADRIRRDLLDGRAGLGETLGPMERLRWEELCAHAEEELAKLNKKVDNYNLIVPMLQMQMVHFNLAREVRRAEEVAGCRRLEQRQKRKEERKRVNAAHVAAKSADAKRGLVSWMQSWLK, via the coding sequence ATGAGTTCCCATCTCCTGGTGTCCAGCAACTCCTCCCGTCATGCAACCCTCCTGCTGCTTTGTTCTGGTGGGTTCTGCTGGCTCCGGACCTTGAGTGGCAAACCTCACATCAGCGGCAGTCTTATTAGCGAGAGCTATCGGCTGCTGCAGCTGCCCGAAAACAAATCCATCAGCCCTGAGCAGGTGAAGGTGTCCTACCTGCGCCTGGCCAAGCTCTACCACCCGGACTCTGGCTCGCCCACTGCTGATGCGGCCCTTTTTACGCGGGTGGTGGAGGCCTACCGGTGCGTGGTGGCACACTGCAGTGAGGCCCGGTCTCGGGATAGAATGCCGGACGAGGATGAGGACAAGGACCCAGCTGCAGGTGTGGCCCCTCAGCATAGACACTACCTCAGCTACGAGGGCGTGGGTTCAGGCACCCCGAGCCAGCGCGAGCGCCAGTACCGCCACTTCCGTGCCGACAGGGCCGCCGAGCAAGTTCTGGACTATCGGCAGAGGGAGCAGGAGAGGGCGGCAGCGTCTGAGGGGGCGCTAGTGGAGCGGGACATGCGGCGGCGCAGCAGGaatatcaaaatcacacaagcGGTGGAGCGGCTGGTGGAGGACCTAATCCAGGAGTCCATGGCCCGGGGCGACTTCCGCAACCTGAGTGGTGCCGGAAAGCCACTCAACAAGTTCCAACACAACCCCTACTCCGACCCCATGACGCACAACCTCAATCGCATCCTCATGGACAATGGCTACCAGCCACCCTGGGTGCTCACTCAGCGCGACATCCGCGAGACCGCCGATCGCATCCGGCGAGACCTACTGGATGGTCGCGCCGGGCTGGGCGAAACCCTCGGCCCGATGGAGCGCCTCCGCTGGGAGGAGCTGTGCGCCCATGCTGAGGAAGAGCTGGCGAAACTCAACAAGAAGGTGGACAACTACAACCTGATTGTTCCCATGCTCCAGATGCAAATGGTGCACTTCAACTTGGCGCGGGAGGTCCGGCGTGCGGAAGAGGTGGCCGGATGCCGCCGACTTGAGCAGCGACAGAagaggaaagaggagaggaaaagGGTCAATGCCGCCCATGTCGCTGCCAAGTCTGCAGACGCAAAGCGAGGACTGGTGTCGTGGATGCAAAGTTGGCTCAAATGA